The Triticum urartu cultivar G1812 chromosome 5, Tu2.1, whole genome shotgun sequence genome contains the following window.
GATCCATGCTAAGGGCATCTCCGACTTACAAATTTGCTTCCGTATCCGTCTGTGAATAGAGGATTAGTCCATGAACACTGACATAGAAGCCCGCTATCCAACACTGCTCACATATATTTTAAACCACATTTGAACTAATCAAATGAAATTCATATAAACATGTCGGATTTTATTAAAATTCGAACATAATTTACATAAAAAGATTTATATTTCAACCGTTAAACTAAAAACTAGAAAAAAGAACTAAACATTATACCGGACGATCACCTCATACGTGTGACCGTCCTGTCCTACCACATTATCCTCGCCGTCTGTGCCGTCTTCGCCGTCGTCCCTCCAGCGGTGGAAAGGCGCCGGAGGGCCACGACTGCCTTGTCCAGCAACTGCCTGCAGCTCACGAAGGAGCCGGTCCGCCTCCTGTTCCATGGTGTGGGGGACGCCGCGGCCACTGGCAGTGCCCTTGCCCAGCGAAGCAGTCGCTAAGCGACCAATCCTCGCCGTCAAGGCGCCGGCGGCGCCCAACGGCCATCTCTGCGGTGGTGACGGAGTGGTCGAGGACCCACGCGGTGGCGAGGTCCAGGTCGTTATGGACCCATTCCGGCGTCATGTCTGTCTTGGCCAACTCGGAGTGGCGGGCGGCGTTGCACCAATCGTACTGCGCCTTGCGCTCCTCCTCGGAGACGACTGCCCTGGAGCCGAGGGACCGCCGACACCGCCGCCTCCGGGGTAATGAAGGACGCGGCCCCGCGCCTTTGTTATCGCGGGCgacaactcctccttggcgcggcGACAGTTGCGGCAGGGTAATTATGCGGGCCCGCCAATGTGGGCGTATCAGCTGTGCGTCGGTGGTGAGGCGGACTCGTCCTTGATGCGGCGTCCGATCTGGACGCCGCAGTTGCGTGTTGGCGAGGCCAGCTCGTCCTAGCCGCGTCGTCCAATCTAGACACCGCCGCAGTAGTGTGACGGGGATGGTGGCTCCTCCTTGACCCGTGCCAACGATGGTGGCGTCGGTCCATTTGATGGACGAACTCTTCGTCCGTCAGAGGCACGGCCGCTGCTACGACTGCTGGGCTTATGGTCCTCCTCGTCGCCAAAGGAGATTCCGACCGCCGTCGCTCAGTCGCTCTTATCAATAGATAAAATTTTAACAGATTTTTTGTCGGCAATAAGGAAAAATAATCATGATTTGTCGGTTGCTCGTACTGAGTTTTAAGAGTTGAAATTTAACATTTATTTTAGAAGCTTCTTAGAACATATTTAAAATGGTTCTTATTTGAAAGCCTCGACATGAGAAACACACGAATATGAAAATAAAACTTTATTTAGACTTTGTATTCAAAAGATAAGAAAGTTTAGAAATCGAAAGTCAAAAGAAAAGGCACGTGCGAGTAACTTGGTGTCCCAACGTCTGCTTGCCACAAATTCTCTTCCGTACAAGCCATGTTCTGCACTCGAATTGTTCGTTGGCACAGTGATACTATTTTGTTTTTTTAAcacatcagtacagacacaaacGCTCATACATACGTGTACCGTTGGCGCGATGATACTATTTTGTTGTTTTTCCAGGGAAATGGAGTCGATGATTATTCCCGTAAACCAGCTGAAAGATAATAAGTAATGTTATTCAGCTGAAGTTTGTTGGGAGGGGATGACAAATCGAATATTTTTTATTGCAATTTATATTGTCGCTAAGATGGTAAATTTGTTTACAAGCACGACAAATCCAGCACCGGCCAACATAAATTGCCTTGCAAATCGTTAGCAATTGCTATAAGCCGGTCCAGGATAAATAAGATGCTAGCAACTAACATCGAAAGCGACACATTGGATTGGACTCGCAGGTTGATGAGAAAAGACAGCGCAAGTCATTTACGGCAAGCTCTAAGGTACAATCATCAagaacacacacacaaaaaaaggTGCAATTCCAATCTCCATCCACAAGCCAGCCATGAATCCATTCTACTCCGATGATCAGACCAACAAGCCAGGGCTAAACAAACAAATTGAAGTGACCAACGACGACATTTACGGGTCAGTTCACTCGGTGAAACCAAGTCCAGAAAagtgaaaagaaaaaaaactatacAATCTACAGCACCCCAACCCTACTGATTACAGAACATATACCCACTGTTATACTATACAACCCTCCATCTTGACCGTTCCCTCCTTTCATACGGTATACAGCTTCAGTTTTACCTCTCTACCTCCATGGGCTTTGTGCCACCGCTGACCATCTGCCCGTAATAAGTACTTTTCGCGGCCTCCATGTCATCCTCGTCCTCGTGATCGTCCCCGACGCTGAACCGGCCGCCGGCGGGTCCTCCCTTGACCAGCGGCAAGTACTGCGGCTCCTCGGGGTACAGCCTGCTGACCTGGAGGTAGAGCACGACGACGAACACCATGGTGCCCGTCAGGTACCAGCTGAACTGCAGGTTCACCAGCGCCTTGGCGCGGTGGAGCGCCTCGTCGGTGCGGCACCGGACCACGTCGTGGCCGTCCTCGTGGTTGAGGAAGCACCCCTTGGAGACGAGCCCCGGCGTCCAGAGCATGACGCCCATGACGATCAGCCACACGCCCTGGAGCACGAGGCTCGCGGACCTGACCAGGCTCACCACGAAGCTCCGCGGGCACGGGATGCCCAGCAGCGTGGTGGCCAGCGTGACGGCGACGACGGTCTGCAGCAGCCAGTGGAACTGCCCCTCCACGCCCATGTGGTCCGTGGAGTGGAGGTGGAAGACGAGCAGCTCCTGCGCGAACGCCGCGGCGGCGGCCAGCTGCGACACGGCGTCCCGCATCGGCGCCCGGACCCTGTCCATGTGGATGGTGACCGCGGCGAAGGCGAGCAGCGCGAGCGAGACGGACGCGTGCTCGAAGTTGTGGAGGTGGTCGGACGGGATGGTGCCGTCATCGTCGAACGGCTGGTGCTTCGCGGGGCCGATGACGAGCTCCATCAGGATGGACGCCGACGTGCCGGCGATGATGAGGATGAGCTCGAGGTGCCGGACGCCGCGCGCGGGGAACCAGAGCGGCGCGGCGTAGGAGTCGGGCCGCAGCGCGAACAGCCGGATGTGGTTGAACAGCTGCCACAGGCCGATGAGGAGGAAGCCGGCGCCCGGAGCGACGTGGCCGACGAGGGTGCCCATGGCGACGGCGGCTGCGAGGGAAATTTAAACGCTGGTGGTGATCAGCTGCGTTTGGAGTTTGAATGGCTGATGGGAACCATCATGGCCCATGGGGTTTAAGAAGGTTGGATGGTCGACTCTCTGGAGAGTTCCGGTGGCTTGCAAGGTTTGAAAAGTTGTCTTATTTTACAAAAATGGATTTGGACAATCTCAATCGGCAGCACTTCAGCAGTGATGTGTTGTTCCGGTAGCTTATCTTTTTCAATCCCTTTCTCATTCTGTTTTGCTTACTTGCTTGGGCTTCCAAGATGAGGGTTTTATTTCTCTTTTATTTGCGTGCGGTGTAATACGACTAATTATTTATTCTCTTGAAGATTGTTGAGTACATTAGTTAAGATAAGATAGTGATGAGAATGAGATCCTCTAACGTTAGTAGTACTAGTTCAACTAGTGTTGATAATCAAGCCGTTGTCTCCATAGTTTGACTTATATTACACATTTCTCACTAAGGTCTCCATAGTTATTTTTTGTTTGTCGTAGCAGCACGGTTGTTGTAGCAAGGAGTATCAATTTAATTGTTCGTGCATGCAATCAATTAATTACTACTTTTAAAATGAAAAACATCTTTTTGTTTTGCTTCTTCGGCTATTTTTGTGTGTTGCATAACGTCTTGTAAGCTCAGGATGGTGTCTAGACAAGAAACATTTCATAGGATACTTGCACACGTATAATTAAACAGATAAGCCTAAGATGATGTCTAGGTAAAAGACATTTGGTAGGGCACTTGCACTCGGATAATTCACTAGACACTCGAACTCACATCCCCTTAATCTTACGTCTCAATGGCAGGGATGTCGAGATGTCCACGCCAACCGCGTTTGTTATTTCTGACCAAAGAAATACTTTTCaacaaaaaatatattttttggCTCATCCGATTCATACTGATGTGTTTGCTTGTGTAAGCCTAGGACGGTATCTTAAACCGGGGATTTTGGTGAAGTGCTTTAAAAAAACTTGCACGCACACAATTAAGCGAAGAGAGGTACACGCTGAAACCTATGTCTCCTTTCCCCCCTAAGAGTGCGGTTAATAATATAGCTAGTTGTTCGCTATAACGTGTTGTTATGTCATTCATAACCAATGTAATAGTCAGCATGTATAATAGTTGACTATAAGAGCAAGTATAGTAAGGTGACATAAGCAGGTTATAAGAACTAAAATATTATATCTGTGCTTAGTCGAAGGAAaaagaagaggagagagaagagaagcagGCTCTTGATTAGTAGCCAGCTGCAGCACAAGCTCTAAGACACTTTGTGAGGCTGTAAGATGAGCCAACTATTAATAAAATAGTACACATTCAAAATTTACTATTGTACATGCCGGCTATTAGGTTCGTTGTAAATGACATGTCAACTTCTTATAGCCGATTGTTGGcgtattattaaccatgctctaaaaagatactATTTTGTCAACATATGACACATCTTTCACTCTTACAAAGCTTCTTGAAGCTTGAGCTACTGTAAGTCTATAACCCGCTTCTTTTCTCTCTCTTCAAACTCGGCAAAAATACTATATTTAAATCCTTACATCATGTTTACATCATTTTATTATATTTGCTCTAAATCCTTCACGGCATGGAGTTCAAAGAGAAAAGTCTAAAATAAACCTTGAATTTGTACTCAGAGTCTGAATCAAACCTTGACCTTCAAATCCATGAAATTAGCACCCTATTCTCTCTAATCCATGTCTATCCCAGCCCTTTTTGGCTAAGAGCTTGTTTGTGCCCGGGGGATTGCATAAGTGGTGGGGATTCGCTCCGCGTCAGGTTGAGCGCCACTCTGTGCGCGTTGGCTGGCGAAATAAGATGACTAGCTATTATCTATATCGTGTTCTGTTATTAGTTAAAAAATAGGATGAGTTAAAGCAATACGAGCATTGCTAGAGTGAGGAGGTACAACTCTTCTCACTTTGTTTGAAACTAGAATGAGCTAGATGAGTAGTTTATAAAAAAAAGATTGAGCTGGATGAGTACTAGTGAAGAAAGGGACGGGATATCGAAAAGTGCAAACAGCAACCGAGCTTCACGAAGCTCTTTATTTTTCCTTCAAAGAAAAATACTTTTTTCACATCCAAAAAAAATCTGGAAAAAGCATacacatagatatatgtttgtagTATACATGTATAAAATTTTATAAACATACAGGGAAAGCAAAGCGACTTTTCGATTGTTtactacaacaagttttgccGGAGTCCAGGGAAGGAGGGgtgatgacggcggcgcgccttcAGCTCGCTTTAATGCTTGTAGTCGTCATTAGGTGGTGTACGGATTTGGATATAGTTTTTTTTATTGTCGGTAATCATTGTACTATCATAATTGATGATGAATATATTGAAAGTTTTTCTAGAAAAAAGTGATGCACACAAAAAAGATAAATACATGAATTAAAAGATGTCTTTCCCTTTTTGTTTTTGGGACTGATAATTGTCTTTTTTATGCACTATGCAAATAATCAAATTTGCTGAAATTTTGTACATACTAGAAGAACATGCATATGTATTTGTAGAAAAAAATATTATTTGAAACTTTTTAATATAttttgaatattttttgaaaaagGGACTCCATGAAGCTTGTGTTTTGCAACGGCGCATCTCCAACTGCGGCGACAAAAACCCCGCGCACGCGGTAAACTGCCATTTTAGCACATGCGAGACGTTTTCACGCGCTCCAGCGGAGGTGAGAAACTCGGGCGCGCGGCGGGAGGTCGCGCGCTAAATTTGGCGCACCGCTTCCGGCGCGCCTATAAATTGCTGCGCCCGCCACGTGGTCCACATTGCCACGCGCTCTCTCCCTGCTTCCTCTGATTCCTCTGCCGCTTCCTCGCCCCGTCACCGACGCGCCACCACCATGTCGCCGCGCCGCCGGGGATCTTCAGGCTACCGCGGTGTCCGCAAGTGCCCCTCCGGCGCCTTCTATGCTGAGATTCGGTCCGGTGACGTCCGCCTCGGCCTCGGCACGTTCGAGTTGCACCGTAGTTTTTATCTAGTTGTGCCGTAGTTTTTATCGTGTTGGACTAGTTTTTTTTATCTATCTATACTATGATGAACTATGTACACACTGTGAAATATTTATGTATCGTTTTTTTATCTATTTTAGCGCGCCGCGCATAGCGCAgctgttgaagatgctctaagACAAAGCCCTGCAGTTGCAGCTCCACACCATCACATTATCAAACTGATTACAGCAACAGCGCATGCATTTACTGATCATGCACGCCACGATGCGCGCCACTTTGTGCTGCTGCTCCTCGACCATGCTAGCCAAGCCAGCAAGTAAAAGGAGCACGAGAACGTACAAGGTCGAGCGGAGATGAGGGAGATCGGTTGATCCTGCTAGCACTGTGCAGCGCAATGCATGCGACTGAGCAATGCAATTGCCAAACACACAATGCCGATCGATGAAGGAGGCTTCAGTTGGGTTGTGTCTGGTGAGAGCCCACGCGGCGAGAACGATTGAAGTATGGCCCATAGCCAACCCAGCTAGCGCTGCCCTCCCCCCTCCCCCAGTTACATATGCAATCCCCCCAGTACAAACGAGGTTTCAGCAAAAAGACGTCGGGATAGACCGGGGTTGGAGAGTTTAGGGTGCCAATTTCAAGGATTTTGAGGTCAGGATTTAATTCAGACTCAAAGTACAAATTTAAGGTTTATTTTAGACTTTTTCCGAGTTCAAATGTCCACGGCAGCCGTGCTGGTGTTTCAACGGTTGACGTTAGCCCGGTTCCCACGGTGCCCGTGTCCGAGTTGTGTTACCGTGACGGCGTGACGTGTGTATGTATGCATGATCGACAGCTGCCGCGTTGGCTGCGCCGAGCGGTGACATGTCATCCCCGAGTGACAACTGGCCACACACCGGCGCCGCCGTGGATCGCGTGATCCGTCTACTAGAAGCACGCCGGCCGCGGAAAATCCCGGTCGTGTCGCGCCGCCGGGGCGGGACTAGCTTGGTTGCACTTTTCTGACCTGGCCGCGGGGAAGACGGAGCTCACGTATGGCAGCGCTTTTGGTCGGGGTCGGTTTCTGGGCAGCAACCGGTTTTTCTCATTGCCGGTCTCGTGCTTGCTGCGAACCTAGTAGTTGTAGAACAATCACGTTCTAGAAAGGGTACGACTTTTTTTTTAGCTGAGAAAGGGTACGACTTGTGAACTTGGAACACAACTCTTCTATATTTCTTCCGTCTTTTTTAACGCGATACATGCGCATATACATTCATCCTATTAACGCATGCACGCATATCCTGCTTCTATGTGCCGGCACATCATTTTAAGATTGATGAAGTCATCACAGATGTTTTTGTAGTCGACACGAAAGTCTTCTCCCACTGACACACATCACCGAAAGGCCtgaaataaattcaaaaaaataagaCCACCAATGCCAAGTCTAGAATTTGAACCATGGTGAGTTGATGTCGTCACAAGAAACCAAACCATCTAACCTATAGATGCAGTTCGCATCTATGTCCTTTTTAGTGTACGCTCTGCCTCAGAGCGTTCGAAGACTCTCAACCAGTAAAATCGATGATGATTTGTTCATGAATAATGTTAGAATTGTTCACGAAGACAAAAAGCACTCCTTGCaactaaaaagaagaagaaaccCTAAAAAACTAAAAAGAAGAAGCACCATTGATCAAAAGATATATTTTGCAACAAAAGCTCAGAGGCAGGAGTTAGAAAcataaatactccctccgtccaaaaataACAGCCTTTTTGGGGACAGAGGGAGTGGTAAATTAGAAGAGTACATCGTTCAACACCATCCTAAGCATTATCTAGAAAATGTTTGTCTGAAAAAGCATCTATACCAATATAGAAAGACCCAAAGGGGCAAATCCAATTAATCTCGGTCATCAAACTAAGTCAATCCAATGACCTAGACTGCTCCAATGACGAGCGTTAAACGTGTTCAACGTATAATTAATATCATACCAAATATTGCACTAAGCACCGAATTAACATACAAATAATAGCATACATAATATCCGCATGCAATTAATATGTTGCCTAAATATTAACGTGTGTTGCATGTGTGCATTTACTAGTTATCTAGAAAAACACCATCCTGGACGTTATCTGAAAAAGAATTCCACCCTGAGCTTCAGATGGGATGAAAATGAAAGCTAGCTTCCTTGCCTTGCAAGAATCTGTAACTTGCCACGGCTGACCGCTAATTACGAATCAAACCCGAAGTCAACACCTGCCGAATGCCGCATACGGTATCTAGACTACTTTCCATCACAGAGCTAAGTTCATATTGGTACTCGCCACTTATTTTTATTCATTTTTTTACTAAACACAGGAGGTTAGAATTAGTGGCCAACGCAGAATCCACCTAAGCGCTGAGGTTAGCGTCTGGCGGCTAGGCAACATGATCATCTCACGCTTCATCTGCCCGAGCTTTCTGGTGGCAAAAACCGTTAAGTCCGCCGGGCCTGAGTAAAGACAAACGCTGATGAAACAGCAGACCATGATTGGCATCTTATCTTATGTTATCTTATAGATTAAAGCGAAGCTAAAGTCGGTAAGAATGCAGTAAACATCATTTGATGTTCATAAATGAGGTGCCTACTTCCCTAATTAAAAAAATAAAGTGCCTACTTTTTTTTCCAGGAAATGAAGTGTCTACTTCGTTGCAAAAAGGTATCACAACTCCTAATTTGGGACAATAAGGCCTTGTTTGGATACGATGGATTAGCCAAACTAGTTTTCCGTGGACCCATATAACCGCCCAACAAACTAAAACCATATTTGGGCCCTCCAACAAAACCGTGGATAACTTAAATTCTGTTTCCACAAAGTCAGGAAACTACGTTTTATCAAAAACGACTAATACTCGTTTTTGAGAAAACAAGATTACATAAaactctcattttcctctccgcTCCTTCCTCAACAAACTTATTGGCGCCAATTCTTCCCTCCCGCAGCCAGTTCTAGGCGCCATTTTTTCCATCGCATCTATATAAACTGGACGGCGGCACAACAAACATCAGCAAAAAAAGATCTGGAAACCTAGTTCAATGGCTAGCCGCTAACCCCTGCTGTGATCGCCAATTCCCTGGCCGCCGGTGTTAGGCTGGGATCACCAATTACTGGCAGCTGGCCGTTGCTGGGAAGAGAAGGGATCTCTCTTCCCCAACTTGTTTCCATCACCAGAGATCAATCTGCAGATTCGTCATCCTACAGGTAAGGTCC
Protein-coding sequences here:
- the LOC125556133 gene encoding uncharacterized protein LOC125556133 — protein: MGTLVGHVAPGAGFLLIGLWQLFNHIRLFALRPDSYAAPLWFPARGVRHLELILIIAGTSASILMELVIGPAKHQPFDDDGTIPSDHLHNFEHASVSLALLAFAAVTIHMDRVRAPMRDAVSQLAAAAAFAQELLVFHLHSTDHMGVEGQFHWLLQTVVAVTLATTLLGIPCPRSFVVSLVRSASLVLQGVWLIVMGVMLWTPGLVSKGCFLNHEDGHDVVRCRTDEALHRAKALVNLQFSWYLTGTMVFVVVLYLQVSRLYPEEPQYLPLVKGGPAGGRFSVGDDHEDEDDMEAAKSTYYGQMVSGGTKPMEVER